One window of the Thermasporomyces composti genome contains the following:
- a CDS encoding multicopper oxidase family protein, giving the protein MRRRTFLASTLVLATATLIEGCDTSVSPVTQPKQFDRRLAIPPLARSSVDSDGTRVFRLVAQEGRTELLPGLTTTTWGFNGSYLGPTLRARRGERVAIEVTNGLAEPTTVHWHGMHLPARMDGGPHQPVAPGSTWRPTWTIDQPAATLWYHPHPHGQTEKHVYRGLGGLFLLDDPSAEVEGLPSNYGVDDVPVIVQDKKFHRDGRLDDEDDGNEVGLLGSTVVVNGTYAPYHEVTTERVRLRLLNASTARTYAFGFDDDRSFLLVGTDGGLLAAPYETKRIRLSPGERAEIVVTMEPQSVVHLRSYEPDLGSVAAPFAFGGNDSFDVLELRAARVLAPSPPVPGVLARLPEPDVPPGGRVTRRFVLQDRQINGKRMDMERIDEVVPVGVPEVWEVRNDDLVPHNFHVHDVQFRVLTIDDQPPPPELAGRKDTIYLEPRRDYRIALKFEDYVDADFPLMYHCHLLLHEDEGLMGQFVVVSGDSTTRAVDPNDVARRRRGDGRGHHHGASGE; this is encoded by the coding sequence ATGAGACGTCGAACCTTCCTCGCCTCGACTCTCGTGCTCGCGACCGCGACGCTGATCGAGGGTTGCGACACGTCGGTCTCACCGGTCACGCAACCGAAACAGTTCGACCGCCGTCTTGCCATTCCGCCGCTCGCCAGGTCGTCCGTCGACAGCGACGGGACACGAGTGTTCAGGCTCGTCGCCCAGGAAGGACGCACCGAGCTCCTCCCAGGGCTCACAACCACGACCTGGGGCTTCAACGGGAGCTACCTTGGGCCGACGCTTCGGGCGAGACGCGGAGAACGAGTCGCCATCGAGGTCACCAATGGGCTGGCGGAGCCGACCACCGTGCACTGGCACGGCATGCACCTACCTGCGAGGATGGATGGCGGTCCACACCAGCCGGTCGCGCCGGGCAGCACGTGGCGGCCCACCTGGACGATCGACCAGCCCGCGGCCACCTTGTGGTACCACCCGCATCCCCATGGACAGACCGAGAAGCATGTCTACCGGGGCCTAGGAGGTCTCTTTCTCCTCGACGACCCTTCGGCGGAGGTCGAAGGGCTGCCATCGAACTACGGCGTCGACGACGTCCCCGTCATCGTGCAGGACAAGAAGTTCCACCGTGACGGTCGTCTCGATGACGAGGACGACGGCAACGAGGTGGGCCTGCTCGGCTCCACCGTCGTGGTGAACGGAACCTACGCGCCGTACCACGAGGTGACGACCGAACGGGTACGACTTCGCCTCCTCAACGCCTCGACCGCCAGGACGTATGCGTTCGGGTTCGACGACGACCGGAGCTTCCTGTTGGTGGGCACGGACGGCGGCCTGCTCGCGGCACCGTACGAAACGAAGCGGATCCGACTGTCACCAGGAGAGCGGGCCGAGATCGTGGTCACGATGGAACCGCAGAGCGTGGTGCACCTGCGTTCCTACGAGCCGGACCTCGGCTCGGTGGCGGCTCCGTTCGCCTTCGGCGGCAACGACTCGTTCGACGTCCTGGAGCTACGAGCGGCCAGGGTCCTCGCGCCATCCCCGCCGGTGCCAGGCGTCCTCGCCCGGTTGCCCGAGCCGGACGTTCCACCGGGCGGTCGGGTCACCCGACGTTTCGTCCTGCAGGACCGCCAGATCAACGGCAAGCGGATGGACATGGAGCGCATCGACGAGGTGGTTCCCGTCGGCGTCCCTGAGGTGTGGGAGGTCCGCAACGACGACCTCGTCCCGCACAACTTCCACGTTCACGACGTGCAGTTCCGGGTGCTCACCATCGACGACCAGCCGCCACCGCCGGAGCTTGCTGGACGAAAGGACACGATCTACCTCGAGCCACGTCGTGACTACCGGATCGCGTTGAAGTTCGAGGACTACGTCGACGCGGACTTCCCGCTGATGTACCACTGCCACCTGCTCCTGCACGAGGACGAAGGCCTCATGGGTCAGTTCGTGGTCGTCTCGGGAGACTCCACCACACGAGCAGTCGATCCCAACGACGTCGCGCGTCGGCGAAGGGGTGATGGTCGTGGTCATCACCACGGTGCGTCTGGTGAGTAA
- a CDS encoding sensor histidine kinase, translating into MPQPAAPAAPAHRAEGADPRLVEISLALGIALAVAVAIAADLENTGAARPGAYLFAIGFGALMLVRRRAPRVVLILTIVAIFTYYVFDFPPIGIALPAVAALYSAAEAGHPRSALVGGAVLTGVAAVARIDEGLPAAYVVSYEFLTNVALVAAAIALGVSVRSRRETRQHQARLRMLSVAEQQRAAEHRIIAERMRIARDLHDLVGHSMSVIAVHGNVAAEAIGVDDAAAMRAVEQIRQITGRTMRELRATVKVLRTPALEETSRGAVGLSGVPRLAHSIASSRELVSHSQ; encoded by the coding sequence GTGCCCCAGCCAGCCGCCCCCGCCGCCCCGGCTCACCGGGCAGAGGGAGCCGATCCTCGCCTGGTCGAGATCAGCCTCGCGCTCGGGATAGCGCTCGCCGTGGCGGTGGCGATCGCCGCTGATCTGGAGAACACGGGCGCAGCGCGCCCGGGCGCCTACCTTTTCGCGATCGGCTTCGGGGCGTTGATGCTCGTGCGACGACGAGCCCCCCGGGTCGTCCTGATCCTGACCATCGTCGCGATCTTCACGTACTACGTCTTCGACTTTCCCCCTATCGGCATCGCGCTTCCGGCCGTCGCCGCCCTCTACTCGGCGGCGGAGGCGGGTCATCCTCGCTCCGCCCTCGTTGGTGGAGCGGTGCTCACCGGCGTGGCCGCGGTCGCTCGGATCGACGAAGGGCTACCGGCGGCGTACGTCGTGAGCTACGAGTTCCTCACCAACGTGGCGCTGGTCGCCGCCGCCATCGCGTTGGGCGTCAGCGTGCGGTCCCGACGCGAGACGCGGCAGCACCAGGCCCGGCTGCGCATGCTCTCCGTCGCCGAGCAGCAGCGTGCGGCTGAGCATCGGATCATCGCCGAGCGGATGCGGATCGCCCGGGACCTTCACGATCTGGTCGGCCACTCCATGTCCGTCATCGCTGTCCACGGCAACGTGGCGGCCGAGGCGATCGGTGTCGACGATGCCGCCGCGATGCGTGCTGTGGAGCAGATCCGGCAGATCACGGGCAGGACCATGCGGGAGCTGCGGGCGACGGTGAAAGTGCTGCGCACACCCGCGCTGGAGGAGACCTCACGGGGTGCCGTGGGACTGTCCGGGGTGCCGCGCTTGGCCCACTCGATCGCCTCCTCGAGGGAGCTCGTCTCCCACAGCCAGTAG
- a CDS encoding DNA glycosylase AlkZ-like family protein, translating to MASLSWLRRQAVGWSLVRNASLAETMDRVGFVQADPIRAPAPAQDLILRQRVSGYRAGDLDRAYPTLPLEEDYVYAYGFVTRPLRRFLHPRPTDDGDGPYQPRGLAAEVLAFVREHGVTHPRSLWEAFGRTRVVNGWGGQSAATTRVLEELHYYGLVRVARRENGVRLYEPAPPLDDPLDVSERAREVALLIARVLAPVPEASLRAALPRRLSRAAGGRGAVVRGLLATGALAATEVDGVRYLWPVDLAPAEGEPEERVRLLAPFDPVVWDRRRFEHLWGWAYRFEAYTPPAKRRLGYYALPLLWRDRVIGWANCARDPEGRLTVETGYVDGPPKARRFAVALGAEIARLETFLTPRGGRTVSRRPVPRAASAATPTPVR from the coding sequence ATGGCTTCTCTGTCTTGGCTGCGCCGACAGGCCGTGGGTTGGTCGTTGGTGCGGAACGCGAGCCTCGCCGAGACGATGGACCGCGTCGGCTTCGTCCAGGCCGACCCGATCCGCGCCCCCGCACCGGCGCAGGATCTGATCCTCCGCCAGCGGGTGTCCGGCTACCGGGCCGGTGACCTCGACCGGGCGTACCCGACGTTGCCGCTGGAGGAGGACTACGTCTACGCGTACGGGTTCGTCACCCGCCCGCTGCGTCGCTTCCTGCACCCGCGCCCGACCGACGACGGCGACGGGCCATACCAGCCTCGCGGGCTCGCCGCGGAGGTGCTGGCGTTCGTCCGCGAGCACGGAGTCACCCATCCGCGCAGCCTGTGGGAGGCGTTCGGGCGGACCCGCGTGGTCAACGGCTGGGGCGGACAGTCCGCGGCGACCACTCGCGTACTGGAGGAGCTGCACTACTACGGGCTCGTGCGGGTGGCGCGCCGGGAGAACGGAGTGCGCCTCTACGAGCCGGCGCCGCCGCTCGACGACCCGCTGGACGTGTCGGAGCGGGCCCGCGAGGTGGCGCTGCTCATCGCCCGCGTCCTCGCCCCGGTGCCGGAGGCGAGCCTGCGCGCGGCGCTGCCGCGCCGCCTGTCCCGCGCGGCCGGCGGGCGCGGCGCGGTGGTGCGCGGGCTGCTCGCCACCGGCGCGCTCGCGGCGACCGAGGTGGACGGGGTCCGCTACCTGTGGCCGGTCGACCTCGCGCCGGCGGAGGGGGAGCCGGAAGAGCGGGTCCGGCTGCTGGCGCCGTTCGACCCGGTGGTGTGGGACCGCCGCCGGTTCGAACACCTGTGGGGTTGGGCGTACCGGTTCGAGGCGTACACGCCGCCCGCGAAGCGGCGGCTCGGCTACTACGCGCTACCGCTGCTGTGGCGGGACCGGGTCATCGGCTGGGCCAACTGCGCGCGGGACCCGGAGGGCCGGCTGACCGTGGAGACCGGGTATGTCGACGGGCCGCCGAAGGCCCGCAGGTTCGCGGTGGCGCTTGGCGCCGAGATCGCCAGGCTGGAGACCTTCCTCACGCCGCGCGGCGGGCGGACGGTGAGTCGGCGGCCGGTGCCGCGCGCGGCGAGCGCCGCCACCCCGACGCCGGTCCGGTAG
- a CDS encoding DUF998 domain-containing protein: protein MTLSTTLSRPTTLPRPARIGALCLTAAAPLFLLANVVTALGWRNPPFSWATHNISDLGNVHCGVWDTTRPRYVCSPWHPLMNASFVLTALLLIVGFVLAWRLLCHGAAPRVAAWLFLLAAVGYALAGAYPADVNENLHFLAALLILVLGNIGLPLAAFAPAGTVLGEIRPLTLVAAVVALAGSVLFLTQQPLGIGVGAMERVAAFPFLIWASCVGVFLLVRSRTPRRVPVS from the coding sequence ATGACGCTGTCCACGACACTCTCACGTCCGACGACACTGCCACGTCCGGCCAGGATCGGTGCGCTGTGCCTGACCGCGGCCGCACCGCTGTTCCTCCTCGCGAACGTGGTCACCGCGCTCGGCTGGCGTAACCCGCCGTTCAGCTGGGCCACGCACAACATCAGCGACCTCGGCAACGTCCACTGTGGTGTCTGGGACACCACCCGGCCGCGGTACGTCTGCTCGCCCTGGCATCCGTTGATGAACGCCTCGTTCGTGCTCACCGCGCTGCTGCTCATCGTGGGGTTCGTGCTCGCCTGGCGGCTGCTTTGTCACGGCGCGGCCCCGCGGGTGGCCGCGTGGCTGTTCCTGCTCGCCGCGGTCGGCTATGCCCTCGCGGGCGCGTATCCCGCCGACGTCAACGAGAACCTGCACTTCCTCGCCGCGCTGCTGATCCTGGTGCTGGGCAACATCGGACTGCCGCTGGCGGCGTTCGCGCCCGCCGGGACCGTGCTCGGGGAGATCCGGCCGCTGACGCTGGTCGCGGCCGTCGTCGCGCTCGCCGGCTCGGTGCTGTTCCTCACCCAGCAGCCCCTGGGTATCGGGGTGGGTGCGATGGAGCGCGTCGCCGCCTTCCCGTTCCTGATCTGGGCGAGTTGCGTCGGCGTCTTCCTGCTCGTCAGGTCCCGCACCCCGAGGCGGGTGCCCGTCTCGTGA